TATCGACTCCCCGAACAGTACTATAAGAATCGGTACTGAACATCCCGCCTGTAATTGTACAGGCTCCCATAGCAATAACATATTTTGGTTCAGGCATTTGCTCATATAATCTCACTAAAGAGGGGGCCATTTTCATTGTTACTGTTCCGGCTGTTAAAATTAGATCCGCTTGTCTAGGACTCGATCTTGGTACTAGTCCATAACGATCAAAGTCGAAGCGTGAGCCTATTAGTGAAGCAAATTCAATGAAGCAACAACTGGTACCATAGAGAAGCGGCCATAAACTAGAGAGTCTTGACCAATTTGAAAGATCATTTAATGTAGTTGAAATAACTGAATTTTGGGCTGTTCGATCAAGTAAAGGAAACTGAATGGAATTCATAACTGTCTCAATCTTATTTTTTCCGTTTTTCTTTTTATTGTCTGAATATTCAGGAGCTAAGACCATTCCAATGCCCCCTTTCGCCATGCATAAACTAAACCAATAATTAAGATCAGCACGAAAATGAAAGCTTCTATAAATACAGATACACCCAATACGTCGAAACTCATTGCCCATGGATAAAGAAAAACCGTTTCAACATCAAAAACAACAAAAACTAGAGCAAACATATAATAACGGATTCGAAATTGTAACCAAGCATCGCCCATTGGTTCTATACCCGACTCATAAGTAGAAAGTTTCTCCGGCCCTTTGCTAATCGGGGCTAACACTCCGGAAATGAAAAATGCCAAAATAGGAACAAGGATGGATATTATTAGAAATGCCCAAAAAAAATCATATTCGTAAAGCAGAAACATAAACGCACTCCTATGAACGTGGAAAATATACCGGATTCGATTGGTCGATTCGAATTGGAATTGTCAAGTCATCCATAACTATTTAGTCAAAACAAGAATTCATTTTGATCTTTGCTTTGTTTATTGGTTTATTGTAGGGCATATCTCATTGCAAGATTCATCGACTGGAATCCGATTTTATTTCCATTATACTTATTTCCATTTTATTTTTATTTAGTTAGTAGAACCTTCTAACTATATATTACTCTTATACAAATTCTCTTGTTTCTCTTGTTTTTTTCTCTAAAGACGGGGAATTCTAAATTAATTACTTATCTTATTTCTTCTTTAATTATTTAATTAGAAGTTCTTTAAAGATTTCTATTTTTTTCTATAAATAGAATCAGGAGGTCTTTATTTTCATTTTATTTTTATTTTTTCGTAGTGATTTAGAATAGAACAAGTAATCAAATAGAAGAGAATGTGTAGGAATTTCCATCTCAAGATTTAGAAGATCTTGTGTTGGTATATTCCTTTTATTATTATTTTATTATTATTTAATAATAGTATCAGGATTCGAATCCAGGTGGAGGGGTTTTTCTTGGTTGAATACAGAAAAAGAAGACTACCCTTTTTGTGTTGTGCTTCGCTAGGTCGAGGTAAGTAAGGTATACGAAAGAAAAGCCTATTTGACAATGAAAGTGACCAAAGATATTCGTTTTTCAAAAAACTTTAGCTTGGACACAAATACAGCAGGCCCTTCCTAAATCCATGTGAATTCCTCTTCGTAGTTTTTCATTTCACCAGGCCCGTGAAATGATTTGACTTCCAAAACTCAATAAGATTGGGGATATCAAAAGAAAGGGAGTCTCACTAATTCTTTTATTGTGGATATGAATATGTAATTCGCCTCCGAAGATTAATGACGAAAGGTTGGTTTGTTTATCTGCAATTGAAAAAATCAATATCGATTGGATCCATTGATATGCGTTTTTTCTTTCATCTGCTTAAACGATTGCCGTGAATAAACTTATAGGAATAATTGGATTTAACTTAGTTACAAGCAATAAATAATAATGAAGAAATGAAAATTATACAATTTTTTTTGCTTCATTTTTACATTTTTATAGGGCTATACGGACTCGAACCGTAGACCTTCTCGGTAAAACAGATCAAACTTATTATTATTAAAATGATCTGAACTGTTTCAAAGACCCAACATGCATTTTTTTTGCATTGGGCTCTTTCATTAACTGACATAAATATCAGTTAGTCTGCCATTTTTTTTCTTGACAGAAAAAAAGATAAGGAAATGGCTCCATGTGCTCTGATTCATTATTTGGGAGCATTACCAAAGTGTTTCAAGGGTGGGGTTATCTTGACGTAGGTCTGTCTCTGGCCTAGATCAACCTAAGTTAAATGAAGTCTCTATCGTTCAAAAATCAAATTATGAAACTTCATACACCTTGAAGTTCATATGACGAAAAGAGATTTTTTTGAGGTCCTTATACTCATTATGCCTAGCATTGAATAGACTGGGTATTCACCTTATCAAGATCTCAAATCAATGATGGGGTCTGTTTGGCACCTCCTAAATGGGCGTCCAAATTGGACCGAACCTTTTGTCAGGCTATGGTTCCCTCAAAGTTATGGAGTAAGACATCGATTTCTCAACAAGATCAATTTTTATGATTGTATGATGAACTCCCTTGAAAAACATTGGCGCGCGTGTAAACGAGTTGCTCTACCAACTGAGCTATAGCCCTTAGTGCTTGTGATACATATTTTACCATGTAGATAAATTCTTGTCAAGATAAATATTCCATGATCCAACATCAACAATCTTTGATCTCTTTGAGTGGTATTCCTTAGATTAGTATTGCTTATAAGTAATATGATATTTATAATCCATCGACAGGATGGGTTTCATTTGGTTCTCTTTGGGATGATAAATGACCTACTTAACTCAGTGGTTAGAGTACTGCTTTCATACGGCGGGAGTCATTGGTTCAAATCCAATAGTAGGTAAAACTTATTAGATACCATTGACTCTGGTATCTAATAAGGTTTACGACCCACCCTTAGTGATATTTATTTTTTCATTTTGTATCTTTTCTATTTCATTTTTGAATTTTAATTTTTACATTAGAATTGGATTCTGTTTGATTATATTTGATTGTATTCACCCGACAGAATCTAAATAGGATTAGAAAGAGAACTTCTTTTTATTATTCGAACGTACCAACGAGTTATGAAATCGGATTGATAGCCTCCACCCGTGTTCTAGCTCGTCGGAGAGCTAGATTTGCCTCAATTTTTTGTCTCCTTCCTTCAGCCTTTTTCACATTAGCTTCCGCTATTTCAAGAGTTTGCTGAGCTTCTTGTGGATCAATGTCACTACCCTTCTCCGCATCATTTACTAAAACAGTGATCTCATTATTGCCTATTCTAGCAAAACCACCCATCAGAGCCATCGTTAACCATTGGTCGTTAAGGCGTATTCTCAAAATCCCTATATCTACAGCTGTGGCAATAGGGGCGTGATTTGGTAATATGCCAATTTGACCACTATTAGTAGATAAAACGATTTCTTCCACTTCTGAATCCCAAACAATTCGATTAGGGGTCAGTACACTAAGATTTAAGGTCATTTCTTCAAATTGCTCTCCATTTCTAAGTTCATAGCCTTCGCGGTAGCTTCATCGATATTACCTACCAAATAAAAGGCCTGTTCAGGAAGACCATCTAATTCTCCGGAAAGGATCAATTGAAATCCTCGAATTGTTTCTGCTAGACCAACATATTTCCCTGGAGAACCGGTAAATACTTCTGCTACGAAAAAGGGTTGTGATAAGAAACGCTCAATTTTTCGCGCTCTTGCTACGAGTAAACGATCCTCTTCGGACAATTCGTCCAATCCAAGGATAGCTATAATGTCCTGAAGTTCTTTGTAACGTTGTAAAGTTTGCTTAACTCTTTGGGCGGTTTCGTAATGTTCCTCACCAACGATCCGAGGTTGAAGCATGGTTGACGTTGAATCTAAAGGATCTACTGCTGGATAAATACCTTTGGCAGCCAATCCTCTTGATAGTACGGTAGTAGCATCTAAATGTGCAAATGTCGTAGCAGGGGCAGGGTCAGTCAAATCGTCTGCGGGTACATAAACTGCTTGAATAGAGGTTATGGACCCTTCTTTGGTAGAAGTAATTCTTTCTTGTAAAGAACCCATTTCGGTACTCAGGGTCGGTTGATAACCCACAGCGGAAGGCATTCTACCCAATAAGGCCGATACTTCGGATCCTGCTTGGACGAAACGGAAGATATTGTCAATAAATAGAAGTACGTCTTGCTCATTAACATCTCGGAAATATTCCGCCATAGTTAGGGCAGTCAAACCAACTCTCATACGAGCTCCCGGCGGTTCATTCATCTGACCGTAAACTAGGGCCACCTTTGATTCTGCAAAATTTTCTTCATTAATCACTCCAGATTCTTTCATTTCCATGTAAAGATCATTTCCTTCCCGAGTACGTTCACCCACTCCGCCAAATACGGATACGCCCCCGTGAGCTTTAGCAATATTGTTAATCAATTCCATAATGAGTACTGTTTTACCCACTCCAGCTCCCCCGAATAGTCCGATTTTTCCTCCACGGCGATAAGGGGCTAAAAGATCTACTACTTTAATTCCTGTTTCAAAAATAGATAATTTTGTATCCAACTGTATAAAGGCGGGCGCAGATCTATGAATAGGAGA
This DNA window, taken from Lycium barbarum chloroplast, complete genome, encodes the following:
- the atpB gene encoding AtpB, with the protein product MRINPTTSGSGVSTLEKKNLGRVVQIIGPVLDVAFPPGKMPNIYNALVVQGRDSVDQPINVACEVQQLLGNNRVRAVAMSATEGLTRGMEVIDTGAPISVPVGGATLGRIFNVLGEPVDNLGPVDTSTMSPIHRSAPAFIQLDTKLSIFETGIKVVDLLAPYRRGGKIGLFGGAGVGKTVLIMELINNIAKAHGGVSVFGGVGERTREGNDLYMEMKESGVINEENFAESKVALVYGQMNEPPGARMRVGLTALTMAEYFRDVNEQDVLLFIDNIFRFVQAGSEVSALLGRMPSAVGYQPTLSTEMGSLQERITSTKEGSITSIQAVYVPADDLTDPAPATTFAHLDATTVLSRGLAAKGIYPAVDPLDSTSTMLQPRIVGEEHYETAQRVKQTLQRYKELQDIIAILGLDELSEEDRLLVARARKIERFLSQPFFVAEVFTGSPGKYVGLAETIRGFQLILSGELDGLPEQAFYLVGNIDEATAKAMNLEMESNLKK
- the ndhK gene encoding NdhK, producing the protein MGNEFRRIGCICIYRSFHFRADLNYWFSLCMAKGGIGMVLAPEYSDNKKKNGKNKIETVMNSIQFPLLDRTAQNSVISTTLNDLSNWSRLSSLWPLLYGTSCCFIEFASLIGSRFDFDRYGLVPRSSPRQADLILTAGTVTMKMAPSLVRLYEQMPEPKYVIAMGACTITGGMFSTDSYSTVRGVDKLIPVDVYLPGCPPKPEAVIDAITKLRKKISRELYEDRIRSQRANRCFTTNHKFHVRRSIHTGNYDQRVLYQPPSTSEIPTEIFFKYKNSVSSPELVN
- the atpE gene encoding AtpE, whose protein sequence is MTLNLSVLTPNRIVWDSEVEEIVLSTNSGQIGILPNHAPIATAVDIGILRIRLNDQWLTMALMGGFARIGNNEITVLVNDAEKGSDIDPQEAQQTLEIAEANVKKAEGRRQKIEANLALRRARTRVEAINPIS
- the ndhC gene encoding NdhC, with translation MFLLYEYDFFWAFLIISILVPILAFFISGVLAPISKGPEKLSTYESGIEPMGDAWLQFRIRYYMFALVFVVFDVETVFLYPWAMSFDVLGVSVFIEAFIFVLILIIGLVYAWRKGALEWS